A segment of the Melioribacteraceae bacterium 4301-Me genome:
TACTTGGCTGCGGAGCTTATCTAAAGAAACTTAGAAGAATTAAAATTGGTGATTTTCTTGTGAGTGATGCTTTAAGTGTAGATGGATTCAAAAAAATGATTAATCAATTTTTAGAACTAAATTATGAAAATATACTCCGATACAGTTAATATAAATAATAATACCATAAGATATGTGGTAACCGTCGGTACTTTTGATGGATTGCATATTGGCCATATGAAAATTATTGACTCTGTTGTTAGGAAAGCTCAAAGTGTTAATGGCCAATCTGTACTTGTAACTTTTGAGCCGCATCCACGACTGGTGTTGTCTAAAGATTACAATATAAAGCTGCTTACTACCTTTGATGAAAAAAGAAAATTATTGCAAGAGGCAGGAATTGATAATTTGATAGTGATTAATTTCACAAAACAGTTTTCGCAATTATCATCAGAAGAATTTATTTATCATTATATAGTGCAAAAAATAGGTGCACAGCACATGATAATAGGATACGACCATAAATTTGGGAAAGATAGAAACGGTGATGTCAACAAACTAAAACAATTAGGTGAAAAATGGAATTTTAGTGTTACTTCAGTGCCACCAGCAAAAATTAATGGTGAAATAATTAGCAGTACTTTAATTAGAAATGCATTGAATGATGGAGATATTGAAAAAGCTAATTTATTTCTCGGTAGAGCATATTCATTTTCTGGTACGGTTGTCGAAGGTGTCAAAAGAGGTAGAACTTTAGGATTTCCTACAGCTAATATTCATCTTAACAACGAAATGAAATTAATTCCCAAGCGAGGAGTTTATTTTTGTAGCGTTAAGTTAATGAACGAAAATTTATATGGACTGATGAACATTGGCATACGCCCTACGTTTGAAAATAAAAAAGAATTAGTAATTGAAGTGCACATTCTTAATTTTAATGATGATATATACGGACAAGAATTGGAAATTGATTTGATAAAAAGAATAAGAGACGAAAAAAAATTCGAATCAAAAGAACAATTGGTTAATCAAATTGAAAATGATAAAAAACAAGCTTTAGAGTATATAAACGTTTTAATTAATTAATTCCGGTTAAATAAACTGGAGTTGAATTGTATAATAATAAAAGGAGTGAAAAATGTCTTTAACAAAAGAAGAAAAAGCACAAATAATTAAAAAATTTGGTAAGAATGAAAAAGATAGCGGAACTGTTGAGGTTCAGGTTGCAATACTTACCGAAAGAATAAATAGATTAACAGAACACTTTAATTCTCATGCAAAAGACCATTCTTCCCGCAGAGGATTAATGCAATTAGTAGGCAAGAGAAGAAGACTTTTAGATTATCTTGCTGAAAAAGATATTAATCGATATAGAAATATTATCAAAGAACTAAATATTAGAAAATAAGAGGTGTATTTAATGCTGTATAAAAAAGAAGTTGAAATTGGCGGTAAGAAATTAATTTTTGAAACAGGAAAATTAGCTAAACAGGCTAACGGCGCAGTTACCGTTCAATACGGTGAGACTGTTGTGTTGGTTACTGCTGTAGCCGGAGAACTTAAAGAAGATGTTGATTTTCTTCCACTCTCAGTTGAATATAGAGAAAAATCATTCGCTGCTGGTAAAATTCCCGGAGGTTTTTTCAAACGTGAAGGTAAACCATCGGATAAAGAAATATTAAGCGCACGATTAATTGATAGACCAATTAGACCATTGTTCCCGGATAATTATTTTAATGAAACACAAGTTGTTGCTTTTGTCTATTCTTATGATAACGAAAATGATGCTGATGTTTTGGCAGCATGCGCTGCTTCTGCGGCATTGACAATCTCCGATATACCTTTTTTAGGTCCTATTGGAGAAGTAAGAGTAGGAAGAGTAAATGGACAATTTTTAATTAATCCTACTTACTCTCAAATTGAAGAAAGCGATCTTGAGCTGGTGGTTGCTGGTACCGAAAGTTCAATAATGATGGTTGAAGGCGAGGCAAAGGAAATTTCAGAAAATGATTTGCTTGAAGCATTGAAGTTTGCCCATGGTGAGATAAAAAAGATTGTACAGGTTCAAAATGAACTGCGAGAAATTTGTGGTAAACCTAAAATGGAAATCCAAGAAAATCAAATCGATGAAAATTTGCTTAACGATGTAAACATCTTAGCTTATGATAAAATGAAAGAACTTGTTGCTACTGTTCTTTCGAAGGAGGAAAGGAGTAAAAAGAATAAAGAGCTAACCGAATATGTGGTTAATTTGTTAAATGAAAAATATCCAGAATCTGAAAAGAAAATAAAATTAATTTTGCATGATATAGAAAAAGAATTGATGAGAAAAAGAATTCTAGAAGAAGGTTTGCGTTTGGATGGAAGAAAAACAAACGAGATACGACCGATAAGTATTGAACTTGGAATTCTTCCCAGACCACATGGAACTGCTCTTTTTACTCGCGGTGAAACTCAAAGTTTAACTACACTTACATTAGGCACTAAAGGAGATGAACAAATCATCGACGGATTGCAAACTGAATATAAAAAAAGATTTTTGCTTCATTACAATTTCCCCCCCTTCAGCGTTGGCGAAACTGGTAGGTTTAGTGGACCAGGTAGAAGAGAAGTGGGACATGGAAACTTAGCTGAAAGGTCGCTAAAGTATGTTATTCCACCTGAAGATAAATTCCCTTACATAATTAGAATTAATTCTGATATTCTTGAATCTAATGGTTCTTCTTCGATGGCAACAGTTTGTGCGGGTTCACTTGCATTGATGGATGGCGGAGTGCCAATAAAATGTGCAGTTGCCGGCATTGCAATGGGGTTGATAAAAGAGGGTGATAAATATTCTATACTTTCTGATATTCTTGGAAATGAAGACCACTTAGGCGATATGGATTTTAAAGTTGCGGGCACCGAAAATGGAATTACTGGTTTTCAGATGGATATAAAAATACAAGGTATATCTTATGAAATTATGGAAAAAGCCCTTCAGCAAGCCAAAGAGGGCAGACTCCATATTTTAAAAATTATGAATGAATCAATATCTCATTCACGCGCTAATATTTCAAAATTTGCACCTTCTATATTAATGACAAAAATTAGCCCAGATAAAATAGGTTCTGTAATTGGTCCAGGCGGTAAGGTTATCCAAAAAATACAAAAAGATTTTAACGTTGAGATTGTTATTGATGAGGATGGTACAGTTAATATTTCTGGACAAGATGCTGCACTTGCCAAAGAGGCACGCGAGTATATAAAATGGTTAACAGCAGATCCTGAAATTGGTAAAACTTATGATGGAAAAATTATTAAGATAACTGACTTCGGCGCTTTTGTTGAAATTTTGCCTGGTATTCAAGGTTTACTTCATATTTCCCAAATTGATAATAAAAGAATTAATAAAGTTTCGGATGTTCTAAAAGAGGGCGATTCAGTTAAAGTAAAATTAATTGGTATAGAAAATGGGAAGTACAGTTTATCAAGGAAGGTTTTGTTGAACGAGAAAACTGAAAAAGAAACAGCTGCTAATTAAATTACTATCTATCTTAATTTTAGTTCTTTTTTAGAATAGGCATTGTATGAGAATCGGAAACCTTGATTTAGGAAACAAACTTATTTTAGCCCCAATGGCTGAGGTTACCGATTCTTCTTTCAGAAAAATTGCTAAAGAATTTGGTGCCGGATTAACCTTTACCCAAATGGTTAATGCTGAAGGAGTAGTGAGAAATCATTTTGGCACTTTAAAACTTCTTTCTTTTAACCGCAGCGAAAAGCCCATCGGAGTGCAAATACTCGGTAATGAACCGGAAATAATTGGTGAATCTGTAAAAGAAATTTCAAAGTTCAATCCTGATATTATTGACCTAAATTGCGGCTGTCCTGTTGAAAAGGTTGTAAACAAAAAAATGGGCAGTGCTCTTTTAGATGATTTGAATTTGCTTGGCAAGCTTATTAGAAAGATGAAAGATAACTCAAACGGCATTCCAATTTCTATCAAAGTCAGACTTGGAAAAGATAGAAATCATATTAATATAATAGATACAGTAAGAACAGCACAAGACAACGGGGCTGATGTTGTTTTTGTGCATGCAAGAGCGCGTACTGATAAATATAACCAAGAGCCAAATTGGGAATGGGTTAAAAGGCTTAAAGAACAATTCGAAATTAATATTGTTGGGAATGGTTCAGTCTTTACGCCTCAACAAGCCAAAGACCTTATTGAAAGTACCGGTGCTGATTCTATAATGATTGCACGCGGCGCTTTAGGGAACCCGTTCATTTTTTCACGTTATGATCATTTAGTTCAATATGGAGAAGACCCAGGTGCAGCAGATATTCTAACCGTAAAAAACACTATACTTAGGCATTTAGATTATTTGGTTAATGACTTGGGTGAGTTTTGGTCATTGGATAAAGCAAAAAAAAATGTTATTTGGTATTTCCACTATTTCAATGGTGTTAAATTTATTTTAGATAGAATTTTCGCTTTAAATTCTATAAGCGAGATAAAAGAATTGGTAAATGAGCATTCATATAATTTGCTGAATTATAAGTATGAATATGATGACTTGTCTATAAACCATAAAAAATTTAAAAGGAAGGTGCTTTTTTGGTTGAATGAAATTAAGGAGGAAGTTACTTCAGAAGTTAACTAAAAAAGCCACAAAAAGAGATTGAAATGATTAAAGAAATTATTATTAGTTCATCTACTACTCAAAATAGAGTAGCAATTACAGAAGATGGTAATTTGGTCGATTTCTTTGTTGACCATTCCGAAAAGCAAAGAATGGTAGGCGATATTTATCTTGGTAAAGTTGCACGAGTATTGCCTGGCATTAGAGCTGCTTTTATTAATATCGGCTTAAAGCACGATGCATTTTTGCATTTCTCTGATATAGGAGATCGTTTAGAAGCTTTACAAGGAATTTTTGAGGAAGATGATGAAGAGACTTACGATGAAGAATCAACTGAAATTTCATCGGAAAATAATAATGTAGTAGTGCAACCCCATCCCAAAAAAGAAAAATTAGAAACTACCCAAAAAGAAATACCAAAATTGCATAAAGGTCAGGAAATTTTAGTACAGATTATTAAAGAACCTGTTAAAGATAAAGGTGTTCGAGTTACATCTTCGATTTCTATTCCAGGTAGGTTTTGTGTTCTTCTCCCTTTTGACAATAAAATTGGTGTATCGAAAAAAATTACCGACGTAAGAGAAAGAAAAAGATTAAGGAAAATTGCACGAGAAATTATTCCAGAGAATTGTGGACTTATCATTAGAACAGCTGCGAAAGACCAATCTGAAGAAACTCTTGCCGGTGACTTGAGGTATCTTGTAAAAAATTGGAAGGAAATTGAAGAAGAAGCTAAGAATAGCAATCCACCTGCATTGCTTTACAAAGACTTGAGTACAACAATTAGTGTAATAAGGGATTTGTTTACGCCGGATGTTTCTAAAGTTTTTGTCGATTCAAAAAAATTGTACCGTGAAATAAGAAATTACGTTGAATTCATACAGCCTGAGTTGTTAGACAGAATTGAACTTTATAAAAGTGAGCAGCCTATATTTGAGGCATTTAAAATTGATGAGCAGATTAAAGCCTTAATGGGCAGAAAAGTTCCTTTACCAAGCGGCGGACATATTGTTATCGAACACACCGAAGCTATGGTAGTTATTGATGTTAACAGCGGTAGATATGCAGCTAAAAAAGAACAAGAACTAAATTCTCTTAAAACTGACCTTGAGGCTGCAAGGGAAATTGTTAGACAACTTAGATTGAGAGATATCGGCGGTTTGATAGTGGTAGATTTTATTGACTTAGAAGAAGAAAAAAACCGCAAGAAAGTTTATGATGAGATGAAAAAAGAATTTAAAAAAGACCGCGCTAAAACTGCTATCCTTCCTATGACTGAATTTGGATTGATGCAAATTACAAGGGAACGTGTACGTGAAAATATCATTCAATCTATGTTTGAAGTTTGCCCGTTCTGTCAAGGAACGGGACTTTTAACTAAAAAGACTCATATTATTCATGAAATAGAAAAATGGCTGCAACGTTATAGTATTGAAGGCAAAAAATATAAATCGCTTACTATTAGAGTACATCCTAGCTTAGCAGAAGTGCTAAAGCAGGGTTTTATCTCTATGATTACAAAAATTCAGCTTAAGTACTTCATAAAAATTAAACTGGAAGAAGATGAGAAAATTAACCCGCAGATTTTTCAGGTATTTTCAACAAAGACAGGAGAAAATTTAACACAAGCATATTTATAAAAATCAATTACTTTTTTTGAATATTATTTATAATATTGAAATCACATAAATTTTATAAGATTGCATTCAATGCAATGTAAGTAAAGGAGGTATAATGAAATTTTTTATTGACACAGCTAATTTAGAACAAATCAAAGAAGCTGCCACATTAGGTTTGGTGGATGGCGTTACCACTAATCCTTCTTTAGTTTCTAAAGAGGGAAAAAATTTTAGAGAACTGCTTGATGAAATTGTTAAAGTTGTTGATGGACCTATTAGTGCTGAAGTTGTATCCACTGATTACAATGGAATTCTTAAAGAAGCTTTTGAATTGTCTAAGATACATAAAAACATAGTTGTTAAGGTGCCATTGATTAAAGAAGGAATTAAAGCAGTTAAAAAGCTTTCTGATGAAGGCGTTAAAACTAATGTTACTTTATGTTTTTCTCCTTCACAAGCAATTTTAGCTGCAAAAGCAGGAGCAACTTATATTAGTCCCTTCGTTGGCAGATTAGACGATATTAGTACTAATGGCATGGATTTAATACGACAAATAGTTCAGATATACAAAAATTATAGGTTTAAGACTCAGGTTTTGGTGGCGAGTGTTAGGCACCCACTGCATTTAGTTGAAGCTGCATTAATTGGTGCAGATGTTGCAACTATGCCTTATGATGTTATCATGAAGTTATTTAATCATCCTCTCACTGATATTGGATTGAATAAATTTTTAAGTGATTGGGAAAAATTACAGAAATAATTTTTATGAAATACACAAAACTTTACAATATTCACCAAAAATTAGGCGCTAAGATTGTGGACTTTGCTGGATTCAAAATGCCAGTTCAATATTCTTCAATTATAGCAGAACATAAAGCCGTTAGAAATTCTGTGGGAGTTTTTGATGTTTCTCACATGGGAGAAATTTTTATACGCGGCAGCAAAGCATTAGAATTTGTTCAATTTATTACGATTAACGATGCATCTGTGCTTTACAATGGAAGAGTTCAATATTCCGC
Coding sequences within it:
- a CDS encoding bifunctional riboflavin kinase/FAD synthetase produces the protein MKIYSDTVNINNNTIRYVVTVGTFDGLHIGHMKIIDSVVRKAQSVNGQSVLVTFEPHPRLVLSKDYNIKLLTTFDEKRKLLQEAGIDNLIVINFTKQFSQLSSEEFIYHYIVQKIGAQHMIIGYDHKFGKDRNGDVNKLKQLGEKWNFSVTSVPPAKINGEIISSTLIRNALNDGDIEKANLFLGRAYSFSGTVVEGVKRGRTLGFPTANIHLNNEMKLIPKRGVYFCSVKLMNENLYGLMNIGIRPTFENKKELVIEVHILNFNDDIYGQELEIDLIKRIRDEKKFESKEQLVNQIENDKKQALEYINVLIN
- the rpsO gene encoding 30S ribosomal protein S15 codes for the protein MSLTKEEKAQIIKKFGKNEKDSGTVEVQVAILTERINRLTEHFNSHAKDHSSRRGLMQLVGKRRRLLDYLAEKDINRYRNIIKELNIRK
- the pnp gene encoding polyribonucleotide nucleotidyltransferase; its protein translation is MLYKKEVEIGGKKLIFETGKLAKQANGAVTVQYGETVVLVTAVAGELKEDVDFLPLSVEYREKSFAAGKIPGGFFKREGKPSDKEILSARLIDRPIRPLFPDNYFNETQVVAFVYSYDNENDADVLAACAASAALTISDIPFLGPIGEVRVGRVNGQFLINPTYSQIEESDLELVVAGTESSIMMVEGEAKEISENDLLEALKFAHGEIKKIVQVQNELREICGKPKMEIQENQIDENLLNDVNILAYDKMKELVATVLSKEERSKKNKELTEYVVNLLNEKYPESEKKIKLILHDIEKELMRKRILEEGLRLDGRKTNEIRPISIELGILPRPHGTALFTRGETQSLTTLTLGTKGDEQIIDGLQTEYKKRFLLHYNFPPFSVGETGRFSGPGRREVGHGNLAERSLKYVIPPEDKFPYIIRINSDILESNGSSSMATVCAGSLALMDGGVPIKCAVAGIAMGLIKEGDKYSILSDILGNEDHLGDMDFKVAGTENGITGFQMDIKIQGISYEIMEKALQQAKEGRLHILKIMNESISHSRANISKFAPSILMTKISPDKIGSVIGPGGKVIQKIQKDFNVEIVIDEDGTVNISGQDAALAKEAREYIKWLTADPEIGKTYDGKIIKITDFGAFVEILPGIQGLLHISQIDNKRINKVSDVLKEGDSVKVKLIGIENGKYSLSRKVLLNEKTEKETAAN
- the dusB gene encoding tRNA dihydrouridine synthase DusB, with product MRIGNLDLGNKLILAPMAEVTDSSFRKIAKEFGAGLTFTQMVNAEGVVRNHFGTLKLLSFNRSEKPIGVQILGNEPEIIGESVKEISKFNPDIIDLNCGCPVEKVVNKKMGSALLDDLNLLGKLIRKMKDNSNGIPISIKVRLGKDRNHINIIDTVRTAQDNGADVVFVHARARTDKYNQEPNWEWVKRLKEQFEINIVGNGSVFTPQQAKDLIESTGADSIMIARGALGNPFIFSRYDHLVQYGEDPGAADILTVKNTILRHLDYLVNDLGEFWSLDKAKKNVIWYFHYFNGVKFILDRIFALNSISEIKELVNEHSYNLLNYKYEYDDLSINHKKFKRKVLFWLNEIKEEVTSEVN
- a CDS encoding ribonuclease E/G; amino-acid sequence: MIKEIIISSSTTQNRVAITEDGNLVDFFVDHSEKQRMVGDIYLGKVARVLPGIRAAFINIGLKHDAFLHFSDIGDRLEALQGIFEEDDEETYDEESTEISSENNNVVVQPHPKKEKLETTQKEIPKLHKGQEILVQIIKEPVKDKGVRVTSSISIPGRFCVLLPFDNKIGVSKKITDVRERKRLRKIAREIIPENCGLIIRTAAKDQSEETLAGDLRYLVKNWKEIEEEAKNSNPPALLYKDLSTTISVIRDLFTPDVSKVFVDSKKLYREIRNYVEFIQPELLDRIELYKSEQPIFEAFKIDEQIKALMGRKVPLPSGGHIVIEHTEAMVVIDVNSGRYAAKKEQELNSLKTDLEAAREIVRQLRLRDIGGLIVVDFIDLEEEKNRKKVYDEMKKEFKKDRAKTAILPMTEFGLMQITRERVRENIIQSMFEVCPFCQGTGLLTKKTHIIHEIEKWLQRYSIEGKKYKSLTIRVHPSLAEVLKQGFISMITKIQLKYFIKIKLEEDEKINPQIFQVFSTKTGENLTQAYL
- the fsa gene encoding fructose-6-phosphate aldolase; the encoded protein is MKFFIDTANLEQIKEAATLGLVDGVTTNPSLVSKEGKNFRELLDEIVKVVDGPISAEVVSTDYNGILKEAFELSKIHKNIVVKVPLIKEGIKAVKKLSDEGVKTNVTLCFSPSQAILAAKAGATYISPFVGRLDDISTNGMDLIRQIVQIYKNYRFKTQVLVASVRHPLHLVEAALIGADVATMPYDVIMKLFNHPLTDIGLNKFLSDWEKLQK